The Deinococcus taeanensis genomic interval GTCATTCACCCAGTGCTGACGCGGGGAGTAATGCACCTGTGGGCGGTGACGCTCGCGGTAGGTGTGGCGGTCGGCGGGCATGCCCCACAGTACGCGTCAACGGAAGGGCGTGCAGAACGCTGGTCGGACCTCAGCAGGATGACTGCAGGGGGGTGGGGCAACGAACCGGCGCAGTGATCTGGCTTCGCCCCCCGTTGGGGCAGACTTTGGCTACCCCACCGCCGGCCGGGTGAGGTCCGGGCCGTTCCGTCCGCCGGGGAGCGGGGCGTTGCACGTTTTCAGCGCGCAGCCGGCAGGTGCAGCAGGGGTGCCCGCTTGCATCCCCGCCGGCTGCACCTGCCACTTCCGTACCCGCCGTCCCGGCATCACTCCGCTGCCTCTGTGCCCCTTCCGTTGCTGCCACGGATGTCGGCTGGCGGGCGTCAGGCAGGCGGGAGGGTGAACGTGAAGGTGCTTCCCTCTGGTCCTGACGTCACCCCGATGGTTCCCCCCATCTGCTCCACCAGGCCGCGCGCGATGGTCAGACCGACCCCGCTGCCCTCACTCCGGGTCCGGGCGGAATCCACACGGTAGAAGCGCTCAAAGATGCGGCCCAGATGCTCGGGAGGAATCCCGTTGCCAGTGTCCTGCACGGCAAAGGCAACTTCTCCGTTCACGCGCTGCGCCGTCAGGATGACCTGCTTTCCGGGGGGCGTGTGCTTCAGTGCGTTTGTCAGGATGTTGGACAGTACCTGAAGCGCCCGCTCGAAATCCGCCTGAACGGCAAGCGGACTGGCCACGGCTTGCCACCTGAGCTTCACGCCCCGCTCCTGGAAGGCCTCTTCGAAGCGGTCCACGGCAGCGATGAGGAGGTCACCGACCTCGAAGGTACTGGGACGCAGCGCCACCTGACCGGCCTCCACTCTGGACACCAGACTCAGATCACTGGCCAGCCGTTCCATGGCGCGGACCTCACGCGCGATGGCCGGCGCCACCCGCTCGGGTGTCATGAGCCCGTCTGTCAGGGCCTCCGTGTACCCCCGGAGGGCCGCGAGCGGCGTTCTGAGCTCATGGCCCACATTGCCGATCAGCGTCACCCGGTCCTGCTCGACCCGTTGCAGTGAACTCGCCAGCACGTTGAAGTTGTGGGCCAGGGCGGCCAGTTCATCACGGCCCGTCTCGGGCAGCCGCCGCCCGTAGTGTCCTGTCGCCAGGGCCTGACTCCCGGCGGACAGCAGCTGCACAGACCGCACGATGCGCTGCGAGGTGAGGGAAGCGGTCACGGCGGCCACCAGCACCGCGAACGGCACGGCGGCAATCAGGGCCGCGTTCAGCGTCCGGCGCATTCCATTTTCCAGGTCCAGCCGGAGGGCACGCCCCTCAGGACCCAGGAGTGTCACCATCTGCTCGACGTGATGGCGGTAGAAGCTGGGCGCCGTAAGCTCGGCCATCAGGAACAGGGCGGCCAGGGCAACGAGGATCACGAGCAGGTGTCCCAGGAAAAGCCGAGGAAACAGCTTCACGTTTCTTCCCGGAAGCGGTAGCCCACGCCCCGCACAGTTTCGATGAAGCGCGGCTGCTCAGGCTGGTCCCCGAGTTTTCTTCGCAGGCCTGCCATGTGGACGTCCACCACCCGCTCCACGCCCGGAAAATCGGCGCCCCACACCCGTTCGAGCAGACGCTCCCGTGACCAGAC includes:
- a CDS encoding sensor histidine kinase, which encodes MKLFPRLFLGHLLVILVALAALFLMAELTAPSFYRHHVEQMVTLLGPEGRALRLDLENGMRRTLNAALIAAVPFAVLVAAVTASLTSQRIVRSVQLLSAGSQALATGHYGRRLPETGRDELAALAHNFNVLASSLQRVEQDRVTLIGNVGHELRTPLAALRGYTEALTDGLMTPERVAPAIAREVRAMERLASDLSLVSRVEAGQVALRPSTFEVGDLLIAAVDRFEEAFQERGVKLRWQAVASPLAVQADFERALQVLSNILTNALKHTPPGKQVILTAQRVNGEVAFAVQDTGNGIPPEHLGRIFERFYRVDSARTRSEGSGVGLTIARGLVEQMGGTIGVTSGPEGSTFTFTLPPA